A genomic segment from Thamnophis elegans isolate rThaEle1 chromosome 3, rThaEle1.pri, whole genome shotgun sequence encodes:
- the LOC116506677 gene encoding erbin-like gives MNGQMGHPSRPQTNYSQIHHAGPQTSVARHPSREQLIDYLMLKVAHQPPYGQPQGPTRQCHEIRVRIEKDPELGFSISGGVGGRGNPFRPDDVSIN, from the exons ATGAATGGGCAGATGGGTCATCCCTCAAGACCTCAGACAAACTATAGTCAAATCCATCATGCTGGACCCCAAACATCGGTGGCAAGACATCCTTCCAGAGAGCAATTGATTGATTATCTGATGCTTAAAGTTGCCCATCAACCTCCCTATGGTCAACCTCAAGGCCCAACCAGACAATGCCATGAG ATTCGAGTAAGAATTGAAAAAGACCCAGAACTTGGATTTAGTATATCAGGAGGAGTTGGGGGTAGAGGAAACCCCTTTAGACCAGATGATGTGagtattaattaa